A single window of Streptomyces sudanensis DNA harbors:
- a CDS encoding ABC transporter ATP-binding protein: MRPETTERRPRLRISGVWKAYGGRQVLRGADLDVPAGSLVGIVGENGAGKSTLLRIAVGQVPPDRGTVERDGPVGYCPQQAVLNDSFTVGQHLRLFQVAYRLPTLERAHELMDLLGFADCGRRRSGELSGGTRQKLNLLLALMHDPRLLVLDEPYQGFDWDTHQRFWALATRLRDQGRSIVVVSHLLHDLHHFDAVGHLRGGRLDIEEPTR; encoded by the coding sequence ATGCGACCGGAGACGACGGAGCGGCGGCCGCGGCTGCGCATCAGCGGCGTGTGGAAGGCGTACGGCGGCAGGCAGGTCCTGCGCGGCGCCGACCTGGACGTGCCCGCCGGGTCGCTGGTCGGGATCGTCGGCGAGAACGGCGCGGGCAAGAGCACGCTGCTGCGGATCGCCGTGGGGCAGGTGCCGCCCGACCGGGGGACGGTGGAGCGGGACGGGCCGGTCGGGTACTGCCCGCAGCAGGCCGTGCTGAACGACTCGTTCACCGTCGGGCAGCACCTGAGGCTGTTCCAGGTGGCCTACCGGCTGCCGACGCTGGAGCGCGCCCACGAGCTGATGGACCTCCTGGGGTTCGCCGACTGCGGACGGCGGCGCTCCGGGGAGCTCAGCGGGGGGACCCGCCAGAAGCTGAACCTGCTGCTCGCCCTGATGCACGACCCGCGGCTGCTGGTGCTGGACGAGCCCTACCAGGGCTTCGACTGGGACACCCACCAGCGCTTCTGGGCCCTGGCCACCCGCCTGCGCGACCAGGGCCGGTCGATCGTCGTGGTCTCGCACCTCCTGCACGACCTGCACCATTTCGACGCGGTCGGCCACCTGCGCGGGGGCCGCCTCGACATCGAGGAGCCCACCCGATGA
- a CDS encoding UbiA family prenyltransferase, translating into MTTMTTNTRRTVWRTVWREIHVSWLFIRSDRWTTLFPATCFVLAAAVHTRLPPAETAVAVASGVLYFWLFVYEHTLANQLVGLEEDRVNKPLRPLVSGRSSVRGARLRLIAVRVAFPLYGWFLGVLEWALLWQVLSLLQHEGGWGRHWLGRNLYAGIGVVAQLAAAWEIVAPVTPDAWRWIVTLTITVTLLMSVQDLRDITGDRAVGRSTMPLVFGERNTRVFLCAGFALGPLAIHHFLMAPAGPHWWIVATDVVLGGLSLLLAFRVVLRRGQRSDQHTYRLVEQWYTLALAASLYTLR; encoded by the coding sequence ATGACGACGATGACGACGAACACGCGCAGGACGGTGTGGCGGACCGTCTGGCGGGAGATCCACGTGAGCTGGCTCTTCATCCGCTCCGACCGCTGGACCACCCTCTTCCCCGCCACCTGCTTCGTGCTGGCGGCCGCCGTGCACACCCGGCTGCCCCCGGCGGAGACGGCGGTGGCCGTCGCTTCGGGCGTGCTGTACTTCTGGCTGTTCGTCTACGAGCACACCCTGGCCAACCAGCTCGTCGGCCTTGAGGAGGACCGCGTCAACAAGCCCCTCCGCCCGCTGGTCAGCGGCCGGAGCAGCGTCAGGGGCGCCCGGCTTCGCCTGATCGCCGTCCGGGTCGCCTTCCCCCTCTACGGCTGGTTCCTGGGCGTGCTGGAGTGGGCCCTGCTGTGGCAGGTCCTCTCGCTGCTCCAGCACGAGGGCGGGTGGGGGCGCCACTGGCTCGGCAGGAACCTCTACGCCGGGATCGGGGTCGTCGCCCAGCTGGCGGCGGCCTGGGAGATCGTCGCCCCCGTCACGCCGGACGCGTGGCGCTGGATCGTGACCCTGACGATCACCGTCACCCTCCTCATGTCCGTCCAGGACCTCCGCGACATCACCGGCGACCGGGCGGTCGGCCGCTCCACCATGCCGCTGGTGTTCGGCGAGCGGAACACCCGCGTCTTCCTGTGCGCCGGTTTCGCCCTCGGCCCCCTCGCCATCCACCACTTCCTGATGGCGCCCGCCGGCCCGCACTGGTGGATCGTCGCCACGGACGTCGTCCTGGGCGGGCTGAGCCTGCTGCTGGCGTTCCGGGTGGTGCTGCGGCGCGGCCAGAGGAGCGACCAGCACACCTACCGCCTGGTCGAGCAGTGGTACACCCTCGCCCTCGCCGCCTCCCTCTACACCCTTCGCTGA
- a CDS encoding polyprenyl synthetase family protein, translating to MIAETPTVESDFFAPRTAIDDLLHEFLTEKADTAPVPRQAALAMLLRDFLDSGKRIRPLLCIAGWRAAGGGGDPGQAVRLAASIELAHACALIHDDIMDGAHSRRGRPTVHRRLADHHHLPSTAEQFGLGGAILVGDLALVWSDELLHTTLMPEAHRVAVLHCVDLARSELIAGQHLDLLTTGDLGVDVETALTVVRYKTAKYTVERPLQVGAALAGAGQPVMDACSAYGVPLGEAFQLRDDVLGVFGDPERMGKSHLDDLREGKCTSLVAHAVRAGSPAQADRLRELVGDPLLGEREAAEVRGILTDTGARAAVERMIEERYQQALSALASAPFPPDVIRTLVNVAEAAVRRTA from the coding sequence ATGATTGCCGAAACACCGACGGTCGAGTCCGACTTCTTCGCCCCCCGCACGGCCATCGACGACCTCCTCCACGAGTTCCTGACGGAGAAGGCGGACACCGCCCCGGTCCCCCGGCAGGCGGCACTGGCCATGCTGCTGCGCGACTTCCTCGACTCGGGCAAGCGGATCCGCCCGCTGCTGTGCATCGCCGGATGGCGCGCGGCGGGCGGCGGCGGGGACCCCGGGCAGGCCGTCCGGCTGGCCGCCTCCATCGAGCTGGCGCACGCCTGCGCCCTGATCCACGACGACATCATGGACGGCGCCCACAGCCGCCGCGGCCGGCCCACGGTCCACCGGCGGCTGGCCGACCACCACCACCTGCCGTCCACGGCCGAGCAGTTCGGCCTCGGCGGCGCCATCCTGGTGGGCGACCTCGCCCTCGTCTGGTCCGACGAACTCCTGCACACCACGCTCATGCCCGAGGCCCACCGGGTCGCCGTGCTGCACTGCGTCGACCTCGCGCGCAGCGAGCTGATCGCCGGCCAGCACCTGGACCTCCTGACCACCGGCGACCTCGGGGTGGACGTCGAGACCGCGCTGACCGTCGTGCGCTACAAGACCGCCAAGTACACGGTCGAACGCCCCCTGCAGGTCGGGGCCGCCCTGGCCGGCGCCGGACAGCCGGTCATGGACGCGTGCAGCGCCTACGGGGTGCCCCTCGGGGAGGCGTTCCAGCTCCGGGACGACGTGCTCGGGGTGTTCGGGGACCCGGAGCGGATGGGCAAGTCGCACCTGGACGACCTGCGCGAGGGGAAGTGCACCAGTCTCGTCGCCCACGCCGTGCGCGCCGGCTCGCCCGCCCAGGCGGACCGGCTGCGCGAGCTGGTCGGCGACCCCCTCCTCGGGGAGCGGGAGGCGGCCGAGGTGCGCGGCATCCTCACGGACACCGGGGCCCGGGCCGCGGTCGAGCGGATGATCGAGGAGCGGTACCAGCAGGCCCTGAGCGCCCTGGCCTCGGCGCCCTTCCCTCCGGACGTGATCCGCACGCTGGTGAACGTGGCGGAAGCGGCCGTGCGCCGGACGGCATGA
- a CDS encoding polyprenyl synthetase family protein: MPGARTAPGAHAGATALLLRCRALVRPALVRAVGRLHPWTGEMAAFSLGWSDVTGTPAPGASEGKGVRQALAVLGAEAVGADGRAAVAGAVAVELVHAFSLLHDDVMDGDTVRRRRETVWKAYGTGPAVLAGDALFALAVQALAEAPGAHAGPAVRRLSGTLADLVRGQAEDLCFEDRPWTGPGAVRPGAYRRMAEHKTGSLLGCAAALGALLGGAPEATVAALDRAGRHLGVAFQVVDDLLGVWGDPAATGKPVHGDLRRRKKTYPVLAALAADVPAARELAALLDAPGPAGTLDDRAAARAADLVERAGGRGAALGEARRHLAAAHRSLHGVPLAPGARRDLEALPAFLLHRTV, translated from the coding sequence ATCCCCGGCGCGCGTACGGCCCCCGGCGCGCACGCCGGCGCCACCGCGCTCCTCCTGCGCTGCCGGGCCCTGGTGCGGCCCGCGCTCGTCCGCGCCGTCGGGCGGCTGCACCCGTGGACCGGGGAGATGGCCGCGTTCTCCCTCGGCTGGAGCGACGTGACCGGCACGCCCGCGCCGGGCGCGTCCGAGGGGAAGGGCGTCCGCCAGGCCCTCGCCGTGCTGGGCGCCGAGGCGGTCGGGGCGGACGGCCGGGCCGCCGTGGCGGGCGCCGTGGCCGTGGAGCTGGTCCACGCGTTCTCGCTGCTCCACGACGACGTCATGGACGGCGACACGGTGCGCCGGCGGCGCGAGACGGTGTGGAAGGCGTACGGCACCGGCCCGGCCGTCCTCGCCGGCGACGCCCTGTTCGCGCTCGCCGTGCAGGCGCTCGCGGAGGCGCCCGGCGCGCACGCCGGCCCGGCCGTGCGGCGCCTGAGCGGGACGCTCGCCGACCTCGTGCGCGGCCAGGCGGAGGACCTGTGCTTCGAGGACCGCCCCTGGACGGGTCCCGGCGCGGTGCGGCCCGGCGCGTACCGGAGGATGGCCGAGCACAAGACGGGCTCCCTCCTGGGCTGCGCGGCCGCCCTCGGGGCGCTGCTCGGCGGGGCGCCCGAGGCGACGGTCGCCGCGCTGGACCGGGCCGGACGGCACCTGGGCGTGGCGTTCCAGGTCGTCGACGACCTGCTGGGCGTGTGGGGCGACCCGGCGGCGACCGGCAAGCCCGTCCACGGCGACCTGCGCCGGCGGAAGAAGACGTACCCGGTCCTCGCGGCCCTCGCCGCCGACGTCCCCGCCGCCCGCGAACTGGCCGCCCTGCTCGACGCGCCCGGCCCGGCCGGCACCCTCGACGACCGGGCCGCCGCCCGCGCGGCCGACCTCGTCGAGCGGGCCGGCGGGCGCGGGGCCGCCCTGGGCGAGGCCCGGCGGCACCTGGCCGCCGCACACCGCTCCCTGCACGGCGTGCCCCTCGCCCCCGGCGCCCGCCGCGACCTCGAAGCGCTGCCGGCGTTCCTGCTGCACCGCACGGTGTGA
- a CDS encoding tetratricopeptide repeat protein, with protein MTVGRTSGTAGPAVRGRAVAPEYQGALGSLSVNSSLTEVLERGVRELRAAEAAGERREAARCGLAVAEAYRRLGRAEDADRAWKASFRAARDAGDAGAMAWALWSGGTLARQRGALALAYRLLRLAADAGERGGDVVVRGYSLAGLAETGRIQGDYRAVGELHEQLLVEARRRGEARHTVWALEGIAQMHRNTGAYDRALALFEEAAEIAGRADDRRGRAWALRGIADVVSVRDGDVERALRLLSEAEAACRDMRLSGALAYNRKMRGNVLYRAGRYEEARDAYTRALEEFRAMGEPRGTALSRLGLAKSRARLGRDTAATTAELAELRDALDRIGLRHARDMVEKAAAELGVGPLPAAGKAVGR; from the coding sequence ATGACGGTGGGTCGGACATCGGGGACGGCGGGCCCGGCGGTGCGGGGCAGGGCGGTGGCGCCCGAGTACCAGGGGGCGCTGGGGTCGCTGTCGGTGAACTCGTCGCTGACCGAGGTCCTGGAGCGGGGCGTCCGGGAACTGCGGGCCGCCGAGGCCGCCGGGGAGCGGCGGGAGGCGGCGCGGTGCGGGCTCGCGGTCGCGGAGGCGTACCGGCGGCTCGGGCGCGCCGAGGACGCCGACCGGGCGTGGAAGGCCAGCTTCCGGGCCGCGCGGGACGCCGGGGACGCGGGGGCGATGGCGTGGGCGCTGTGGAGCGGCGGCACCCTCGCCCGGCAGCGCGGCGCCCTCGCCCTCGCGTACCGGCTGCTGCGCCTCGCGGCCGACGCGGGCGAGCGCGGCGGGGACGTCGTCGTCCGCGGCTACTCCCTGGCGGGCCTCGCCGAGACCGGGCGGATACAGGGCGACTACCGGGCCGTCGGCGAGCTCCACGAGCAGCTCCTCGTCGAGGCCCGGCGGCGCGGCGAGGCCCGGCACACCGTGTGGGCGCTGGAGGGCATCGCCCAGATGCACCGCAACACCGGCGCGTACGACCGGGCCCTCGCCCTGTTCGAGGAGGCCGCCGAGATCGCCGGGCGGGCCGACGACCGGCGCGGCCGGGCGTGGGCGCTGCGCGGGATCGCCGACGTGGTGTCCGTACGGGACGGGGACGTCGAGCGGGCGCTGCGGCTGCTGTCCGAGGCCGAGGCGGCCTGCCGCGACATGCGGCTGTCCGGCGCCCTGGCGTACAACCGCAAGATGCGCGGCAACGTCCTGTACCGGGCCGGCCGGTACGAGGAGGCGCGCGACGCGTACACGCGGGCGCTGGAGGAGTTCCGCGCCATGGGCGAGCCGCGCGGCACCGCGCTGTCCCGGCTGGGCCTGGCCAAGTCGCGCGCCCGGCTGGGCCGCGACACCGCCGCGACCACCGCCGAACTGGCGGAGCTGCGGGACGCCCTGGACCGGATCGGGCTGCGCCACGCCCGCGACATGGTGGAGAAGGCCGCCGCCGAGCTGGGCGTGGGACCGCTGCCGGCCGCCGGGAAGGCGGTGGGGCGGTGA
- a CDS encoding sigma factor: MSKKRASAERFEEHRPRLRAVAYRMLGSLGDAEDAVREARLRLDPAGDGDAPDPVGRLTAAVARVCLDRLRARAARRTEPLLGEDGRMRLPDPVVSPVSGPDPEQAALVADEAGFALMIVLDALSPAERLAFVLHDLFAVPFEDVAEVLGGTAESARTLAERARHRVRAAVPLPDGDADRRRVVEAFLAAARGGDLDALTAVLDPDVVARSDGGTLRPSVLRRGARTVASQAVVFARLAEAAHPVLVNGAPGVLAVSEGRVVSVMSFTVHGARVTSLDLLTDPDRLSRLDTGTLVG; this comes from the coding sequence ATGAGCAAGAAAAGAGCATCGGCGGAACGGTTCGAGGAGCACCGGCCCCGGCTGCGGGCGGTGGCCTACCGGATGCTGGGTTCACTCGGCGACGCGGAGGACGCGGTGCGGGAGGCGCGGCTGCGGCTGGATCCCGCCGGTGACGGCGACGCACCGGACCCGGTCGGCCGGCTCACCGCGGCCGTCGCCCGCGTCTGCCTGGACCGGCTCCGCGCCCGCGCGGCCCGCCGCACGGAGCCGCTCCTGGGCGAGGACGGGCGGATGCGGCTGCCCGACCCGGTCGTCAGCCCGGTCTCCGGGCCGGACCCCGAGCAGGCCGCGCTCGTCGCCGACGAGGCGGGCTTCGCCCTGATGATCGTGCTGGACGCGCTGAGCCCGGCCGAGCGGCTGGCGTTCGTGCTGCACGACCTGTTCGCGGTGCCCTTCGAGGACGTCGCGGAGGTGCTGGGCGGTACGGCCGAATCGGCCCGGACCCTCGCCGAACGCGCCCGCCACCGCGTCCGGGCGGCGGTGCCCCTGCCGGACGGCGACGCGGACCGCCGCCGGGTGGTGGAGGCGTTCCTGGCGGCGGCCCGCGGCGGCGACCTGGACGCGCTGACCGCCGTGCTGGACCCGGACGTGGTGGCGCGCTCCGACGGCGGCACCCTCCGCCCGAGCGTGCTGCGCCGGGGCGCGAGGACCGTCGCCTCCCAGGCCGTCGTCTTCGCCCGCCTCGCGGAGGCCGCCCATCCGGTCCTGGTCAACGGTGCGCCGGGCGTCCTCGCCGTGTCGGAGGGCCGGGTGGTCTCGGTGATGTCCTTCACGGTCCACGGCGCCCGCGTCACGTCCCTGGACCTCCTCACCGACCCCGACCGCCTCAGCCGCCTGGACACCGGCACCCTGGTGGGGTGA
- a CDS encoding TetR/AcrR family transcriptional regulator, which produces MSETSNTPPGVRQQRKQRTRQALLAAARRVLERRGTSGLTTREVAAEAGVAAGTFFVHFPDLGTLVETLLDEHVGRALDTALRTLPEDGDPVARLVHVAAELYDSYDREPELSRQYLSASLFHHHPDGPTERRMAEFRVWVAGEFARAADAGTIPPIDPEVAFTAYFSLYLGVLVAGLRGELDPADRVRLLEAALRRIVGTTGEERA; this is translated from the coding sequence ATGTCCGAGACTTCGAACACCCCTCCGGGGGTACGGCAGCAGCGCAAGCAGCGGACGCGGCAGGCGCTCCTCGCGGCCGCGCGGCGGGTGCTGGAACGGCGCGGCACGAGCGGGCTCACCACGCGGGAGGTCGCCGCCGAGGCGGGCGTCGCCGCCGGGACCTTCTTCGTCCACTTCCCCGACCTGGGCACCCTCGTCGAGACCCTCCTCGACGAGCACGTCGGTCGCGCCCTCGACACCGCCCTGCGCACCCTCCCCGAGGACGGCGACCCGGTCGCCCGCCTCGTGCACGTCGCCGCGGAGCTGTACGACAGCTACGACCGCGAACCGGAGCTGTCCCGCCAGTACCTCTCCGCCTCCCTCTTCCACCACCACCCCGACGGGCCGACCGAGCGCCGGATGGCGGAGTTCCGCGTCTGGGTGGCCGGCGAGTTCGCCCGGGCCGCCGACGCGGGGACGATCCCGCCGATCGACCCGGAAGTGGCGTTCACCGCGTACTTCTCCCTCTACCTCGGCGTCCTCGTCGCCGGGCTGCGCGGCGAGCTGGACCCCGCCGACCGGGTCCGGCTGCTCGAAGCGGCGCTGCGGCGGATCGTCGGCACGACGGGGGAGGAGCGGGCATGA
- a CDS encoding FAD-dependent monooxygenase, which yields MRILVAGGGIGGLTAALALTRSGHDVTVAERAPRFAPAGAGIVMAPNALRVLDALGVDLVPHSLPLPSFDVAAADGTVLRSVGTQDLAGGYGHTRALSRTALHTAVLEALPPAARPVHDRAVASLRDTGTSVAVRFEGAAPDAPEEAYDLVVGADGIRSTVRAHAAARPPALRHSGLTCWRGLTDNPGVTSAVESWGPGTRCGLVPLPDDRLYYYFVRPAPRRAPAPRWPDGFRDVFAHHRGAPARLLDSLAGPPPLHHDLEELDTPVWGRGRVLLLGDAAHAMTPNLGQGAAMAVEDAYALALALRPGAEGAAERYRALRHRRVRALQLASRHSGTVAGWRNPAARALREAVFRRMPDSFTERQYRSLVDPALALLRHPLA from the coding sequence ATGAGGATCCTCGTCGCGGGCGGCGGCATCGGCGGCCTGACCGCCGCGCTCGCCCTGACCCGCTCCGGCCACGACGTCACCGTCGCCGAGCGCGCCCCGCGGTTCGCGCCCGCCGGGGCCGGCATCGTCATGGCGCCCAACGCCCTGCGCGTGCTCGACGCGCTCGGCGTCGACCTGGTGCCGCACAGCCTGCCCCTGCCGTCGTTCGACGTGGCGGCGGCGGACGGGACGGTGCTGCGGAGCGTCGGGACCCAGGACCTGGCGGGCGGGTACGGGCACACCCGCGCCCTGTCCCGCACGGCCCTGCACACGGCGGTCCTGGAGGCCCTCCCCCCGGCCGCCCGGCCCGTCCACGACCGCGCGGTCGCCTCCCTGCGCGACACGGGCACCTCGGTGGCCGTCCGCTTCGAGGGCGCCGCGCCGGACGCGCCCGAGGAGGCCTACGACCTCGTCGTCGGCGCCGACGGCATCCGCTCCACCGTCCGCGCGCACGCCGCCGCCCGCCCGCCGGCCCTCCGCCACAGCGGCCTGACCTGCTGGCGCGGCCTCACCGACAACCCCGGCGTCACCTCGGCGGTCGAGTCCTGGGGCCCCGGCACCCGGTGCGGGCTCGTGCCGCTGCCCGACGACCGGCTGTACTACTACTTCGTCCGCCCGGCCCCGCGCCGCGCTCCCGCACCCCGGTGGCCGGACGGGTTCCGCGACGTCTTCGCCCACCACCGGGGCGCGCCGGCCCGCCTCCTCGACTCGCTGGCCGGACCGCCGCCCCTCCACCACGACCTGGAGGAACTGGACACCCCGGTGTGGGGGCGGGGCCGGGTGCTGCTGCTGGGCGACGCGGCGCACGCGATGACCCCGAACCTCGGGCAGGGCGCGGCGATGGCCGTCGAGGACGCGTACGCCCTGGCCCTGGCCCTGCGCCCGGGCGCCGAGGGCGCGGCGGAGCGGTACCGCGCGCTGCGGCACCGCCGCGTGCGGGCGCTGCAGCTGGCGTCCCGCCACAGCGGGACGGTCGCCGGCTGGCGCAACCCGGCGGCCCGCGCCCTGCGCGAGGCGGTGTTCCGCCGCATGCCGGACTCCTTCACGGAACGCCAGTACCGGAGCCTGGTCGACCCGGCGCTCGCACTGCTGCGGCACCCGCTGGCGTGA
- a CDS encoding MerR family transcriptional regulator has translation MAPGGRQNPADNLDDDDYPAYTMGRAAELIGTTPAFLRALGEARLITPLRSDGGHRRYSRYQLRIAARARELVDQGTPIEAACRIIILEDQLEEAQRLNEELRARHAGPRTGPGRTGGTGGEAPPER, from the coding sequence ATGGCTCCAGGAGGGCGGCAGAACCCCGCCGACAACCTCGACGACGACGACTACCCGGCCTACACCATGGGCCGCGCCGCGGAGCTGATCGGCACCACACCGGCCTTCCTCCGCGCGCTCGGCGAGGCCCGGCTCATCACCCCGCTGCGGTCGGACGGCGGCCACCGCCGGTACTCCCGCTACCAGCTCCGGATCGCCGCGCGGGCCCGCGAGCTCGTCGACCAGGGCACCCCCATCGAGGCCGCCTGCCGGATCATCATCCTGGAGGACCAGCTGGAGGAGGCCCAGCGGCTCAACGAGGAGCTGCGGGCGCGGCACGCCGGCCCGCGGACCGGCCCCGGCCGCACGGGGGGTACGGGCGGCGAGGCGCCCCCGGAGCGCTGA
- a CDS encoding cold-shock protein, whose amino-acid sequence MATGVVKWFNAEKGFGFIQQDGGGADVFAHYSNIATSGFRELQEGQKVTFDVTQGQKGPQAENILPA is encoded by the coding sequence ATGGCTACTGGCGTAGTGAAGTGGTTCAACGCGGAAAAGGGCTTCGGCTTCATCCAGCAGGACGGTGGCGGTGCGGACGTGTTCGCCCACTACTCCAACATCGCGACCAGCGGTTTCCGCGAGCTGCAGGAAGGCCAGAAGGTCACCTTCGACGTGACGCAGGGCCAGAAGGGCCCGCAGGCGGAGAACATCCTCCCCGCCTGA